In Drosophila subpulchrella strain 33 F10 #4 breed RU33 chromosome X, RU_Dsub_v1.1 Primary Assembly, whole genome shotgun sequence, the DNA window AATTTCTTGTCCGCCTCGATGAAATTGATATAGTAGTTGGCCGGCATCAGGGCATCCGGCAGGCTGCGGATGAACAGCTTGAGCAGGCTGCTCACCACATTCACATCCTCCCAGCGGTCATCGGTGGCACAGCTCTCGAACTGGAAATCCTTGGTGTTGACCAGCTCGGACAGCTCTGATATGGCCGCCTTGTTGCCGGGTATGCGGTAGATGCCCACCACACCCAGGCCCTTCGTCTCCACGATGTTCGTGCACACCTCCACCAGGTGCGGCACATGGCCATTGACCTTCGACATGGGGCAGCTACGCAGGGGCACGCCGATGGAGCCGATCTGCTTGGCCGCGCAGGCGGATGGCGAGGCCAGGTCGTGGTGGGAGACGCCTCCGCTGCCACTGCCGCCGCGGCGGAAGAGCAAATCCTTCCAGTTCTTCGACTTGGGCGAGCCCAGATCTTTGTCGGGTATATGCTTGTGGGAGCTGGACTTCCTGGCCTTCATCACCGGCGATATAGAGTCGCTGGTGGCCGCCACAATGGCCGCAGCCGCTGGCAGCGCGGAAACATGGTGGTGGCCGCCGCTGGCCTCGGCAATTCCGCCCGAATGGGAGCTCAGGGGGGAACTGTCCGCTGCTCCGCCCTGGACGTCGTCCAGATAGCTGGCGCTGGCCACTGTCTTCTGCGGCTCCGCCAGTTGTTTGCCCTGCTGCTGATGCTCCTGCTTGAAGGTAATAGTTATGTTATGAGTTCTCCAGAATATGTTCACCTAAACACTCACATTATCATCATAGTTGAGGCTGTCCTTCCACTGCAGCAGTCCGAACAGGCGCTTCATCTCGTTGCTGCTCTTGGTCTTGAACAGGATCTCCGTGTAGGGACCACTGCTGCTGGTGGACGAGGAGGTGGATGCGGTGAGGGCCGACGTGGAGTTGGCAGCGGGCTCGTTCGCACTGCTGCTGCCCGAGGAGGTCAGCAGCTTGTCCGGGTGACCCTCGTCCAGGTTCAACTCGTTGCCCAGCGAGGCCAGATGGGCGCCACTGGGCGATGGCTTCGACTGCATGCGGATCAAGTACTTCTTCTTGTCCAGCGACTCGTCGAAGAACTTAAAGTTTCTAATATCGAGTTCTATCACCTGGGGGGAAGAGATGGAGATGGGCCATTAGTTCATGGTACACATGGGCTATACCCTGTGATATACACTCACATTGTGCTCCGATTTGGCATGGCGGCCTGAGTAGATGCGCAGCAGATCGCCCTTGATCTCCAGCTTCACCTGACGCCACGATCGGTACTCGGACATGCGCTGTACGGATTATGGATGCAATTAATAACCTTTATATCACTTGTTTTAGAAAATGACCACccacctttccattgatgcaaGAGGACTTGATCTCGATCTCCGTTTCGAAGGCCTCCAGTTCGTTGGGCACATATTTGCCATTCAACTCGGCATCGATGTGGATGCTATGTAATACAAGAGTGattaatataaaatacttGTTTAATATACCCCTGCAGAAGGTATTACTAAATCAATCAGAATGTTGCCACGCAGTTAAGGAGACATTTCCGTACCCATACACTCTGAGATGTAAAATTTTGTATGATCTAAGAATTTCgaaagactatatcataaagccgTCATAGAAACTCAAAATATTGCTATACTAATCTGTCGCACACTTGAAGTTTATACTGTTTCTGTAGCTTGATATGATTTTAGCTGTTTATCCAAAGTACCTGCTTCGCATGTCGCTGCTCATGGAGGCCCTGCGACTTCCGTGGGCCGATAGACGCACATCCTCCAGGCCGTTCGGCGTTTCGATGAACTCGTGGCCGCCACCAGTGCCTCCGATCACATCGTAGGTGGGATCCGGATGCTCCTCCACCAGGGATTTCGTCTTTTGCGGCTCCACGACAGCGGCCACCGGAATGGGGATCGAAATGGGTTGGGGAGCGGGTGCGGATACGGATACGGATGCGGGTGCAATTGCTGGGGCGGCTGAGGAAGGAGCGGTTCCAGCTGGAGGTGGAGCTGCTGGAACGGATACCGatcctgctgctgctactgcgGCGGCGGCATCTCCGCCAGCTGGAGCCGCCTCCGCATTAAAGTCGGCCTCGTTGTTGGTGGCCCGCAAATAGGAGATCCTGCGCATCGGTTTGCCTTCGTCAAAGGAGCTGGAGGATAGTGGTTTGTAGCGTCGCACCACGTTGCCGCTGCCCACAGCACAGTCCACGATGGCTGCCGCTGCAAATATGGCGAAAAATAATTGGATTACCGGCTTATATCATCCACGgacttaataaaatatttaacactGCCTAAGTGCGTTAAAAGCGGaccccacatatgtatgtgtgaAAAATATTCCCAATTTAAGCTGTTACGTTTTGCAGGACCTTGATAATAATTTCTAATTACGCTCTATTAATTTGTGTGCGTGTCCATTTTGCTGGATATTCCTAGCAGCAAAAAGTCATTAATATcgttttaaatattaagaacAATCCGCTGAACGTAATTGCTTGATCTTTTCTAAGAAAATTGCAGGAGCTATTAAATATCTATCACATTTGAACTGTTTCTGTTGAAGCTAAGTTCAAAATGTCTGAAACTAAACCCTCAAGAAACAtacttataaataaacatatggAATTGAAAAGAATTCtcacattatttttataaaataaattaacttgaataatttaataataataaaattgcgGGGGCTATTGAAAATATCACATTTGAACTGTTTCGGTTGAAGCTAAGTTTAAAATATCTGTACTTTTAAATGGTTAAAAACTCAGACCCCCAACGAATTTTATAGAAAAGcttataaaattgaaaagATTTAACAATTACaacaagaatatataattttaaatgtaatacgttaatattttatgataGCAAGAACAGTAGGTAATAGAAAAAAAGCCCAGTTTTATGGGATTATCCCACTGTAATAAACCATAGATAGGACCTACCACTGCTCTCGGCAATGTCCGCCAAGGTGGCAACGGAGGAGCCCGCGGGCGGCTTATCCTGCAACGCCACGAACTCTGCACcaaataattaaaaagaaaaaaaaacgattgTTGCTTAATAACTTAATTGCCGACCAGGTGGATGGGGTTAGTCCAAGGACTAGACGACTCACTGCTGGGTCCCACGGGCACCGGATCGATAGTGGCATTCGCCAGCGTCGCCTTGTGCAGCTCCATGCGACTGCTCGTCTGTCCATCCACCGTCGTCGTGGTCGAGGTCGTCATCTggtgctgctgatgctgctggtgctgctgctgcgtctGGTGGTACTTGGCCAGCGGATGCTGCTGCAGGGACTCGTACAGCACACTCTGCTTCTTCACCGTCGTCGTGGTCGAGCTGCTCGACGTGCTGGCCGAGGACTCCAGGGCACTGGTGTTGATCGACAGCGGCTTGAAGGGATCGAAGCCCTTGGACATATGCGACACCAGTTTGCGCTCGAAACTGTGAATGGAGAGGGGTGATCTATGTTATAACACTGGTGTTTTATAGGATCTTTTATCAATGATACAGCTTGCTCCTGCGTCGTCGTTTACAATCACTTCAAGTTGTTGGGGATTGGTGATATATAGGACTGTTTTATAAATGTACTTTCATTAAGCTGCTTGAAAACGATACAACAACCCTAATATTTTGGTCTATATAATATTACTGGTATTGTAGGTCCACTTTCTTTAAGCTGCTTCCCAGCTTGCTTCATCGTTTACAGCCACCTTAAGCTGTTGGTCTATATAATGGTACTCTTTTACACGATACAGCTTGAAACACCTTCATCGTTTACAGCCACCTTAAGACATGGATCTACTTACACCTTGTTGGTGACACCTGTTTCCTGCAGCGTCTCAAAATAGTCCAGTTCCTTGGCATACTTGGCATTGTTGTTGATCATAACCTGgcggtgttgctgctgctgctggatctgctgatgttgctggtggtggtgctgaagttgctgctgctgttgctgttgctgcaccTGGTGGTGATGGCTCACACTGCCAGGAGCTGTGGAAGATCGCTGCACTAGCTTGCCACCGGAATAGTACAAGTCGAAGCCCAGGACATGATCCaactgctgctgttgctgctgctgcttgagCAGCACTTGATGGCGAGTGCGCGGCGGTGGCACCACCACTtggacaccaccaccacctggCGGCGTGTGCGAGGGAAAGAagtgctgctggtgctgctgcagatgctgctgctgctgtgccGCCGGCGAGGAGGATTGCGCCTGATTGCCGTTGGTCGAGGAGGCAGAGGCGGAGGAGGACAGGGAGGCGGGCACCGGCGACTTGAGGAACTCCTCCTTCTGCTTGATGGACTCGCGCAGGCGGATCATCAGGTCGCTGTTCTCGCTGCCCCCCGAATGGGGTCCCGAGCCAGTGCCAGATCCTGCCGCCGAACTGGAACTGGGACCGGGACCCGCGCTGACCGCATACAACGCCTGGCTGAGGGCCGTCGAGGATTTGGGCTGGCGGGCAGTGGGCGTGGGTGTGGGCGTGTTCGTTGCCGAGCTGGCCGATAATACTGTTAAATTTGGCGGCTGATTGGCACTGCAAAAATATAACAAACAACATTTCAGACATTAAAAAGGGGTAAACAAGAAATaagtaaaattaataaaattttagttCTTATAGTAAGCATACGTATTACATGTGTTATTACTAGACGTCGGATTTTATGCGAATTAGTATTCTTAGTATACGATTTCCAGTTACATTTCtttgaattaaaaatgttttcataaAATAAAGATTAAATATAAGACTAATCtagttttagttttctaaaaaaaaaagaagccTAACCAATCAATCGCTAAAAAAAGATTTCACATAAAATCTCACGTCTAAATTTTACAACCAGTGTTTCTTATAACTCACACAATTTTTAATACcttaatttaagtttaggcAATGTATAACAGCCGTTTTGTTCCAAGCAATCCTGCATagctttaaatattattaaggcCACTTATTATTATACCATTAAAAACCCATTAGCTGTGTCTTTTAATAGTACAAACTGAGGTACCAAAGCTAAAAACTATACCATAATagataaatataaatgatACTTATTTAAACAATGTAAATTTCACTATTTAAGCACCAAAAGCAATAGTCTGCCTTTCTATTTGCCTCGCAATAATCAAGCAAAAGTGCTTCTGTCGGCGGATCTAGACATTTTGCTGTGCGGCCTGTTAATTTTTttgcaaaacaaaaatatttgtcaaTTGAATCAGCAGACGCAGTAGCTCCAAATTGGCCAACGGCCAAAAGCAGTGCGACGCTCCAAGTGGGCCTCCCACTTTTTGATGGCACGTGCCATCGTCATTTTGTCAGTTTGTCAGTCAATCAATGGGTTTTCAATCGCCATCGCTGTCGTCACACGCGGCGCATGCGCAATACTCGCGATCGCGTACGCCGATCACGAGCGCCGACCTATAGCCAAATTCCATTCCCTATTTTGCGGAAAACATATCTATAGCCAACTATTcttatttcaatttaattgtGCTTCCGTTTGAATATCTCAAGTGCAACTGATTAGTAAATGTAGATTTTAAGCGGCACCACAAAGAATTGAAATCAGACAAAGAGTGACCATAGCagctaaaaaaaacattactGAGTGCTTGATAAGTATATATTTCGTACAAGCCCTCAaggtatttaatattatacatATTGGTACCTTActtaatttataaaacattCTAAAGCTAGAATTAACTAGAATTAACAAATGTGTATTTTAGGCAAAACTGCAAAGATTTGAAATCAGACATAGAGTGACCATAGCAGGTTAAAAGTAGAATTAATTACTGAGTTCttgataaatatatattttttaaacctTAAAGGTTTTGTAATATCTTATATAAGgtaattcatttattttgaaaacaaaGCCACTTCCTTTACCGCCAATCTAATTTATAACTGTCATGAGGCTAGATGAAAGTTTTTTGTGtgaaaaacataaatataGGTTTTATTTTCACTCAACCATGACTTACAGACTAACCAGAGGGGGATTTAGGAAGCTAAACAATGCGTTTAACATATTCGTACGTCACTCGTCGGTTGGGAAAAGTTTTACCTTTCCCATTTTGCGCCGCAACAACTATAATGACCCGCACACAATGAAAACAGTTGTCTAACCGCAAAATTTGGTAGCTTAATTAAGTTGAtgaaaaatctataaaatatttagcaaTGAACTTGAAATTGCAATCAAACCCACGGGTTTGTCAAAATTTCTGCATTTTCCGCTGACATTCCTAATTGACATGAATGTCAAGTAGATACACATGGAAGTTCATGGCTAAAAGCCTTTTGTGATATGTGAAAATGTCAAATTGCCGACCGGTTTTTTGGACATTTTCCCATGTTGTTGGATGTTTGTAGTTTTAGTTGTTCCACCAccatcaccaccaccaccactacAGTGGACACTCAATAAACCAACGCaagcaggcaggcaggcaaacaaaacaaattagATTTGGGCCATAGTTTAAGTGGCTGAGAGCAGCTCGAATAATTAAGTTCCATGTGGCATCGCACAAAGAAGGAGCATTTGCGTATCGGGTTTTAGCCTCTCGGTTGCGGTGCCACTAGAAATGGCAAATTAGTTTAACTATGCCACAGCCCACATCCCTTATACCTTATACCTTATACCATATCTATAGCTCACCTCTCTGCCTCTGAGATTGTCAAACGAAAGTTCAAAGCTAAAAATAGTATGGTAAATGACAGTGTGTGTGCGCCAGGATGGTTAATTCAATTCGCTTTTAAAAGCCTTTCCCACACTCAAAAGGCTCAAAACCCCGGCAGACTGTCAAGGTCAAAAGGTAATGAATAGATGGCCACCCCGTCCCCTCCCATGTCCCTGGATCATATTTCACAGGTCGCAGAATAAAGGAAACGCACACATATTTCCATTGCCTAGCTTTCAGCGCACAGTGGGCAAAAGTAAATACTCATCTGCCAATTCAGAatgtattatattatatttggcaaacataaaaatatcataaTCAAATGTAGGATTTTATGTGATTTTTTTAATCTGATTAATAGCGATCCTTGATTAACTACAATTTTGTTTAGAAACCCATCTGCCAAttcagaaaatatttatatattaataacCGTATAACTACAAAACCAATTGTTATATTCAGCTTACATGAAATAATGATTTTATAAATCGTTAAAAAAATGCTCATAATAAATGCTCATAAAATCTCATTTGCGGGAAATTTATTCATGAAGTCAGTGTTAAAACCAAATTTTTCTTTGGTCAATCGATTTTTTTCTATCATAATCTTTTCAAAACCCAATGTACATAAACCCTAACGTATTGAGatcatatttattattatttttactatTAAAATAGTGATGAGAACATAAAAATAAGTGATTTCATTTTTTGCTGGATTAACTCCCATCCTGGCCCACTGTGCAGCGGCAGAGCAGGTAGCAATGgcaaaaaaagaagagaaaTACTTTGGATCAGGAGCGCGTGTCCCCGGCATATGAATTCCTGATTATTCGGTGGCATTATTATCTATGCATAAGCTctatataaaatattcaatatGTGGGTTCTACACTGGGCAAAAACTGTTGTcacaacaaatacaaaatatgTGCACAGCTTCCTTTTTAGCATTCCGAGACTTTCAACAATTTTGAATACATATAGATTTATTAAGGACCAACAATATTATTAGTTGGTATCTCAAATTTCTTTCGGTGCATTTTAGTCTGATGCAGAAAAGCTTCGACACAAGTGACTCGCATACAATTCAGTTCGATTTGATTCATCGCCCGAAAGCCCTTATCACCCCCATATGTGTACACTGGGCATATCATCCCATATTGTTGTTGCGTATCGATAAAAGGCGGCCAGCGAATTAGCCGTATCTGTTTCTATAGGGGGTACATGGATACATccatacatatttataagcTCTCTCCCTTTCTCCGTGCGGAATTTCGCGCTTTATTGTCTGCTCGTTGTATGCACCGTGGgcatattttgtattattttttgccTTCCGATTTGCGTTTTGCCAACTCTTGCGACTCTTTGCAATTAACAAGtcgtaaataaaaaaaattgttgacACATTTGATAAGCGGCGAAAAAGGGGAGAGAACCTGTCGCCACACACCCACTCACGCACTCTCATTTTCTCCCGGTGTGTAATTCCGCCGATTCCACAATTTCACCTCTAAACAAGTTTTTGTTTGGAAATTCAAGCCCTCAGTTGTATCAAATTTCTTTGCAAAGATTATTTCCTGTTCTGTATCATTAAACATATgaaagaattttttatttttacaagatcaaatatatatttctaaattaaatttcaacaAGTTTAAATTACTCAATATGGTTTTTGTATAGGAGTAGTATGCAGTTTAAGTATCTTTAATACTTTCTTTACAGAAATGCTAAATACATTTTACACAAAAGTGACTGGCTTTTTGATAGAAAGAAACACTCTCTTTCCGAGACGATTGGAATTTTTTCCTCCACTCCGAACTGACGGAACCCATTGATTGGAACCTTTTCAAGGGCGCCGGCAAACCTTTACACAAGTCACGTTCATTGTGGTCTTCGTTTTTAATAGTTTCTGGCGGGGGAGTCGCCATCGACGCTTTGATCTTTCGCCTCATTGAAAACACTTGAACTCTTGATCTAATGTACGTTTAAGTTTTTCGTTTTTCGGACAAGGTCTTGTTATGTTCTCAAAATGCTTGGCTTTTATTTCACACTTTATCATTAAAAGAGAGCAGCacagaataaaaattaaaataacaaGTGAAGAAATGGCAAATTAACCTGTTTTCAATTTCCGAATCGATCTCGAAACGTATCATTTTCATTTGTATAAGCATGGGCCTCTTTTCGCCACTCAATGGTAGCGCGTACATTTTTCTGGCAGTGTATGGCAGTCACTTCATCACAAAAAACAACTCACAATTCCCTAAAAAATAtgctaataaataaattaaaattacagAAAACTTCGTTTGCCCGCGTATCACAAAATCTGAAATCTGCCGAACCGCTCGCCATCGTCAACTAAACTAAAGTACTACGCAAAGTCCATGCGActaaactaaaataaatacaaaaaaaaaaaaaaaaaaaatggaaaaatggaaaaaatacaaataaaaaagaaggCACAACAAAACACAGCAAAAATTGGCTTTGTATGCATGTATGAAATTCGTATTAAAGAGCGGCAGAGGCTCAGCAATTGAAAGAGTCCCATTGAGTGGGCAGCGACCGAATGGCGAACGACCCACCGACCGATGCTCTCCTCTCGCATGATtccctttttttattatttcagtACAGTGATCACACCGAGAGTGAACCGGTATTTATCATACACCATACAGGTCCTCTTTGCAGGTAGGCCTATATCATTTTGTTATTAAAGTACATTAGGGAGTACTTTCTTCGTTAAAAATCCAAACACTACAattctcaaaaaaaaagatcTTGTAATTATTATCACATGTTATCAAAACTTTGGTGGATAAAAGAAATCCCATTGACaataaaattattgaaaaCCCATATATAGTTGGGCTAATACTCTAGTTTACGGTCCTCACCCCCAAAAAATCGCGAAAAAATTATGCTCGACggaacgcgaattctttagaatTTACATGAAGAAATAAGGGCGAGGTCTGCCATGGTTCTCTTGTAATCGAATTTCAAAGTTACGTGTTTtgctata includes these proteins:
- the LOC119558185 gene encoding rho GTPase-activating protein gacF isoform X6 — encoded protein: MYALPLSGEKRPMLIQMKMIRFEIDSEIENSANQPPNLTVLSASSATNTPTPTPTARQPKSSTALSQALYAVSAGPGPSSSSAAGSGTGSGPHSGGSENSDLMIRLRESIKQKEEFLKSPVPASLSSSASASSTNGNQAQSSSPAAQQQQHLQQHQQHFFPSHTPPGGGGVQVVVPPPRTRHQVLLKQQQQQQQLDHVLGFDLYYSGGKLVQRSSTAPGSVSHHHQVQQQQQQQQLQHHHQQHQQIQQQQQHRQVMINNNAKYAKELDYFETLQETGVTNKVFERKLVSHMSKGFDPFKPLSINTSALESSASTSSSSTTTTVKKQSVLYESLQQHPLAKYHQTQQQHQQHQQHQMTTSTTTTVDGQTSSRMELHKATLANATIDPVPVGPSTAAIVDCAVGSGNVVRRYKPLSSSSFDEGKPMRRISYLRATNNEADFNAEAAPAGGDAAAAVAAAGSVSVPAAPPPAGTAPSSAAPAIAPASVSVSAPAPQPISIPIPVAAVVEPQKTKSLVEEHPDPTYDVIGGTGGGHEFIETPNGLEDVRLSAHGSRRASMSSDMRSSIHIDAELNGKYVPNELEAFETEIEIKSSCINGKRMSEYRSWRQVKLEIKGDLLRIYSGRHAKSEHNVIELDIRNFKFFDESLDKKKYLIRMQSKPSPSGAHLASLGNELNLDEGHPDKLLTSSGSSSANEPAANSTSALTASTSSSTSSSGPYTEILFKTKSSNEMKRLFGLLQWKDSLNYDDNEHQQQGKQLAEPQKTVASASYLDDVQGGAADSSPLSSHSGGIAEASGGHHHVSALPAAAAIVAATSDSISPVMKARKSSSHKHIPDKDLGSPKSKNWKDLLFRRGGSGSGGVSHHDLASPSACAAKQIGSIGVPLRSCPMSKVNGHVPHLVEVCTNIVETKGLGVVGIYRIPGNKAAISELSELVNTKDFQFESCATDDRWEDVNVVSSLLKLFIRSLPDALMPANYYINFIEADKKFGLERIVLLREIVESLPRHPYETMKHLIRHLCRVSGNCEVNRMEPKNLAIIFGPSIIRTPNDTLETAVKDMKHQCRIVELLVTQYEYFFEGGSLPDLAEVSGGNAAVNAAQPQQQTQEDQTSMLLHNLSKIERITERETTRTSRFMPQLRRKTHGKRSAVNSDTYSGESVLVSGSSSSTTTTTNTTTTTTHTTSSSTSSSNTITTTISTTTIQQRRAQRKAVQSICDQALILFLPTPVSSVSLPFQSLDYTKVSTSASASASASSTASTSSSSTLHSGKASSSSSSTTKFSSSSSSASSTTAVAVSSSISATSSKLLSANFKKRSTGGFLGSRSSHQTRKASLDEKDSGQSSGSLAHSLGVGLNLAKEQQRSSVDISILLTDDDSSSRLSDTGSMSLTTITDTLDSKLRNLRSGSESNDENGSPEFPKNRRHTLGQPLHLHSENIPYADESPERLFHQFCNPLDAAPLSLHLSRSCTATNTIGAGDEKPTKQSSGMAPLPPSLLKAAHKLQHSATVPIHQGSSTAPTSGAATPVGTPTGSSSGAGAIPSRSSSSSVTTLTKSIHPRFSNYLSYERSSAASAAGAAERSAVASAAGGAASEDDSEGSTTSDPKEKLLLGERPSPSFFLERYNKKRRDHRLFRSASFNCRNYSTRHMTAQASSSGGGGSAGGVAGGVAGPAVAVGVACCQALSATGLTKDEKTDMNLTKKRQIQNKQNRSIKRRHTVGGPHDYSASNGSCSNHSHGHDLAAINYNHHNRHHQQQLLKLGSATSAGGGGGAAAAETTTTTTTTTTVLRRLGAAAAAQAGAEASVALPGSGSGSSNSSNNNNSPQSDGSNGNGAGVAGVPLSAQPSGSGVVTNSSSGGSSNSSSTSTTPAGDQVLEVGIRIKNINRGRF